In Leucobacter insecticola, one DNA window encodes the following:
- a CDS encoding RibD family protein gives MKWAQTLDGRAAAADGSSQWITGVDARGDVHRRRAEADAILVGTGTLLADDPALTARAETGGLLVPAAEQPVPIVLGRREIPAKAKLREHPALAARGLAAPLQFSGDDIPGMLAELHDMGITRLFVEGGPSVASAFLATGLVDDLLVYIAPALLGGQHLALGDIGVDSMAGIRRVRVQHMAMLGADLLLRGSLVSYATPSPTNPAVQA, from the coding sequence GTGAAGTGGGCGCAGACGCTTGACGGGCGGGCGGCCGCCGCAGATGGCTCAAGCCAGTGGATCACGGGCGTCGATGCCCGCGGCGATGTACACCGCCGCCGTGCGGAGGCCGACGCGATCCTGGTCGGCACCGGTACCCTGCTTGCCGACGATCCGGCGCTCACCGCGCGCGCGGAGACCGGCGGGCTGCTGGTTCCCGCGGCTGAACAACCGGTGCCGATCGTGCTCGGGCGCCGCGAGATCCCAGCGAAAGCGAAACTGCGCGAGCATCCCGCCCTTGCCGCACGCGGGCTCGCGGCCCCGCTGCAGTTCTCCGGCGACGATATCCCCGGCATGCTCGCGGAGCTCCACGACATGGGTATCACCCGGCTCTTCGTTGAGGGAGGCCCGTCTGTTGCAAGCGCGTTCCTCGCCACCGGTCTCGTCGACGATTTGCTGGTGTACATCGCGCCCGCGCTCCTCGGCGGGCAGCATCTCGCGCTCGGCGACATCGGGGTAGACAGCATGGCCGGGATCCGGCGCGTGCGCGTTCAGCATATGGCCATGCTGGGCGCCGACCTGCTGCTGCGCGGATCGCTCGTCTCGTACGCCACCCCTTCACCCACCAACCCGGCAGTTCAGGCATAG
- a CDS encoding exodeoxyribonuclease III — protein MRIATWNVNSIRTRYGRVVDWLVRNDVDVLAMQEIKCKPEQFPVEAFEQAGYQLEIHGLNQWNGVAFASKHEMTEVSRGFDAMPGFGKPIKGQEAVQGEGPNGLPLEARALGVTVGDLRLWSLYVPNGRGLEDPHFSYKLAWLEALRTNTEAWLAEDPELPLALMGDWNIAPFDADMGDPSFTPGVSTHVSAEERAMFASFAPSVSDVVRPIVPEGYTFWDYKAGRFPKNEGMRIDFIMGSEAFADAVTGASIDRDERKGDAPSDHVPVVCDVDPSLFGGTFEDEYDRPMVF, from the coding sequence ATGCGTATTGCCACCTGGAATGTGAACTCGATCCGCACCCGCTATGGCCGCGTCGTTGACTGGCTCGTCCGCAACGACGTTGATGTCCTCGCGATGCAGGAGATCAAGTGCAAGCCCGAACAGTTCCCCGTCGAGGCCTTCGAGCAGGCCGGGTATCAGCTCGAGATTCACGGGCTGAATCAGTGGAACGGCGTCGCGTTCGCAAGCAAACACGAGATGACTGAGGTCTCTCGCGGCTTTGACGCGATGCCGGGCTTTGGCAAACCGATCAAGGGGCAGGAAGCCGTGCAGGGTGAGGGCCCCAACGGGTTGCCGCTCGAGGCGCGCGCCCTCGGCGTGACCGTCGGGGATCTCCGCCTGTGGAGCCTCTACGTTCCCAACGGCCGCGGGCTTGAGGATCCGCACTTCTCCTATAAGCTCGCCTGGCTCGAAGCGCTTCGCACGAACACCGAGGCGTGGCTGGCGGAGGATCCCGAGCTGCCGCTCGCGCTCATGGGCGACTGGAACATTGCCCCCTTCGACGCCGACATGGGCGACCCCAGCTTCACGCCGGGTGTCTCTACGCATGTCTCCGCGGAAGAACGCGCGATGTTTGCGTCCTTCGCGCCGTCTGTCTCCGATGTCGTTCGTCCGATCGTGCCGGAGGGCTACACCTTTTGGGATTACAAGGCCGGCCGCTTCCCGAAGAACGAGGGCATGCGCATCGACTTCATTATGGGCTCCGAAGCCTTCGCCGATGCGGTAACGGGCGCGAGCATCGACCGCGACGAACGCAAGGGTGATGCTCCCAGCGACCACGTGCCCGTCGTCTGTGACGTCGATCCATCACTTTTCGGGGGCACCTTTGAAGACGAGTACGACCGCCCGATGGTGTTCTAG
- the ribA gene encoding GTP cyclohydrolase II: MTTSSTGISNIEEAIAAIKAGRPVIVADNENRENEGDVILSAELATAEWIAWTVRWSSGLLCAPMSNEVADQLELPMMVSNNEDVRGTAYTVTVDASHGVTTGISASDRTATVRALANRDAVPTDVRRPGHVLPLRAVDGGVRARDGHTEAGVELMRLAGLRPVAVIAEIVEEDGEMMRLPELIQLGNRENIPVITIEQLIAYLNEIDPEGAPQESQHRRVSLRADTALPTRHGDFRALAYRDLRAGIDHVALVAPGPDGELPGDNALVRVHSECITGEAFGSLKCECGPQLDAALAQVYEHGGVVVYLRGHEGRGIGLANKLRAYQLQEQGVDTLDANLQLGLPADARDYTAAAEILSDLGINRVRLLTNNPDKIAQLEEHGVTITERVPLLVGVNDVNVGYLNAKRDRMGHTLPIDIS, encoded by the coding sequence ATGACGACTAGCAGCACGGGCATCTCCAACATCGAAGAGGCCATCGCAGCGATCAAGGCCGGTCGGCCTGTGATCGTCGCCGACAACGAGAACCGCGAAAACGAGGGGGATGTGATTCTCTCCGCGGAACTCGCCACGGCCGAATGGATCGCCTGGACCGTGCGCTGGTCTTCAGGGCTGCTGTGCGCCCCCATGTCGAACGAGGTCGCAGATCAGCTTGAGCTGCCCATGATGGTCAGCAACAACGAGGACGTACGCGGAACGGCATACACCGTCACTGTCGACGCAAGCCACGGGGTCACCACCGGCATCAGCGCGAGTGACCGCACCGCCACCGTGCGGGCCCTCGCCAACCGGGATGCTGTGCCCACGGATGTTCGACGCCCCGGCCACGTGCTCCCGCTTCGCGCCGTCGATGGTGGGGTGCGTGCCCGTGACGGGCACACCGAGGCCGGAGTCGAGCTGATGCGTCTCGCGGGTTTGCGCCCCGTCGCCGTCATCGCCGAGATCGTGGAGGAAGACGGCGAGATGATGCGACTGCCCGAGCTGATCCAGCTCGGAAACCGCGAAAACATCCCCGTGATCACGATCGAACAGCTGATCGCATATCTCAACGAAATCGATCCCGAGGGAGCGCCGCAAGAGAGCCAGCACCGCCGAGTGAGCCTGCGGGCTGACACCGCGTTGCCGACGCGACACGGTGACTTCCGCGCCCTGGCGTACCGGGATCTCCGAGCCGGCATCGACCATGTCGCGCTCGTCGCTCCCGGGCCTGACGGTGAGCTGCCCGGCGACAACGCGCTCGTGCGCGTCCACTCCGAGTGCATCACCGGCGAGGCCTTCGGCTCGCTCAAATGCGAGTGCGGACCACAGCTGGACGCTGCCCTCGCCCAGGTCTACGAGCACGGTGGCGTTGTCGTATACCTGCGAGGGCATGAAGGGCGCGGGATCGGCCTGGCGAACAAGTTGCGCGCCTACCAGTTGCAGGAGCAGGGTGTCGACACTCTCGACGCGAACCTGCAGCTCGGGCTTCCTGCCGACGCCCGCGACTACACGGCAGCAGCCGAGATCCTGAGCGACCTGGGTATCAACCGGGTGCGACTCCTCACCAATAACCCAGACAAAATTGCGCAGCTCGAGGAGCACGGGGTAACGATCACCGAGCGGGTCCCCTTGCTTGTCGGCGTGAACGACGTCAACGTCGGTTACCTGAACGCGAAGCGTGACCGAATGGGCCACACGCTGCCGATCGATATTTCGTAG
- the trpS gene encoding tryptophan--tRNA ligase, giving the protein MSTPAKPVIFSGMQPSSDSLHLGNYIGALSQWTKMQEDFDAFFCVVNLHAITVPQDPKELAERTRTTAAQYIAAGIDPAKSTLFVQSQVPAHAELAWVLNTLTGFGEASRMTQFKDKSQRSGADSASVGLFTYPILMAADILLYQAHAVPVGEDQRQHVELTRDLATRFNSRFGDTFVVPEAQIQKGTAKIYDLQDPTSKMSKSAESEAGLIKVLDPANVTKKKIMRAVTDDDASIRFDREAKPGVSNLLTIYSVLTGQSMQSLEDEFAGRGYGDLKKSLAEVVEETFAPVRTRTEELLSDRAELDRLLTTAADRANEVAARTLDRVYTAIGLIR; this is encoded by the coding sequence ATGAGCACACCAGCCAAGCCCGTCATCTTCTCCGGCATGCAGCCGTCGAGCGATTCGCTGCACCTCGGCAACTACATTGGCGCACTCTCACAGTGGACCAAGATGCAAGAAGATTTCGACGCCTTCTTCTGCGTCGTCAACCTGCACGCCATCACGGTGCCGCAGGATCCGAAGGAGCTCGCTGAGCGCACCCGCACGACCGCAGCACAATACATCGCCGCAGGCATCGACCCTGCAAAATCGACACTGTTCGTGCAGTCGCAGGTGCCGGCTCACGCCGAACTCGCCTGGGTGCTCAACACGCTCACTGGCTTCGGTGAAGCGAGCCGCATGACCCAGTTCAAGGACAAGTCGCAGCGCAGCGGGGCAGATTCGGCTTCGGTGGGGCTCTTCACCTACCCGATTCTGATGGCCGCCGACATCCTGCTGTATCAGGCGCACGCGGTGCCCGTGGGTGAGGATCAGCGCCAACACGTTGAGCTGACCCGGGATCTCGCCACCCGTTTCAACTCGCGCTTCGGCGACACCTTTGTCGTGCCGGAAGCGCAGATTCAGAAGGGCACCGCAAAGATCTACGATCTGCAGGATCCCACCTCAAAGATGTCGAAGTCGGCAGAAAGCGAGGCCGGGCTCATCAAGGTGCTTGACCCCGCGAACGTCACGAAGAAGAAGATCATGCGTGCGGTCACCGACGACGACGCTTCGATTCGGTTCGACCGGGAGGCCAAGCCTGGCGTCTCGAATCTGCTCACGATTTACTCGGTATTGACCGGTCAATCCATGCAGTCGCTCGAGGACGAGTTCGCGGGCCGCGGCTACGGCGACCTGAAGAAGTCGCTCGCCGAGGTTGTTGAGGAAACGTTCGCGCCCGTGCGCACCCGCACCGAAGAACTCCTCTCGGACCGCGCCGAACTCGACCGATTGCTCACCACTGCGGCGGATCGTGCGAACGAAGTTGCGGCTCGCACCCTCGATCGCGTCTACACGGCCATCGGCCTGATCCGCTAG
- a CDS encoding ABC transporter ATP-binding protein codes for MQNADVDGSGANDPSSPNSGSRKRSKSKSRRGTGSANGTPQGPRASIGELVPYLFAQRALLTLALALGLVSAVASLVQPVLLGQIITRVEAGQALGWLLGVLVSIVLVDAVLSGLQHYVLQRMGEGVVLHSRKRLIAKILHLPISQFDRRRTGDLVSRVGSDTTLLRAVLTQGFVEAISGLLVFVGALIGMLVIDPVLFGITFGVILLALVVVVFVSSRIRPAVARSQEKVGDLAAQVDRSISSIRTIRAAGAAEREQRATEGDATEAYLLGVKVAKISAFIVPVSFLAVQISFLVVLGLGGYRVATGSITIAQLVTFIIFLFLMIMPLGQAFGAISAVNQALGALGRIQEISNLPSETDNDAQLSPLGRIMPLGEVQREDAPAISFTDVRFTYRSAAPDRADARELVRRGTRRDTEAAPPKIIETPVLHGVSFEVPRGSRVALVGPSGAGKSTILGLIERFYDPESGFVSLHGADIRTIERGELRAQLGYVEQDAPVLAGSLRDNLRLGAPEATDAACERVLRAVNLGGLLDRTAESTPLTSALDLQVGENGVMLSGGEKQRLAIARALLTAPPILLLDESTASLDGLNERLMREALDSVSTGRTLVVIAHRLSTVVDSDKIVVLDEGRVIGEGTHAELIESTPLYRELAQHQLLVPETKA; via the coding sequence GTGCAAAACGCGGACGTCGACGGCTCAGGGGCAAACGATCCCTCCTCCCCCAATTCGGGATCCCGCAAGCGATCCAAGTCGAAGTCGCGGCGCGGTACTGGCTCCGCGAACGGCACACCCCAGGGACCACGGGCGTCCATAGGCGAGCTTGTCCCCTACCTCTTCGCGCAGCGCGCCCTGCTCACTCTCGCGTTGGCGCTCGGACTCGTGTCGGCAGTCGCCTCGCTCGTGCAACCGGTCCTGCTCGGGCAGATCATCACGAGAGTGGAAGCCGGCCAGGCCCTCGGCTGGCTACTCGGGGTGCTCGTTAGCATTGTGTTGGTTGACGCCGTGCTCAGTGGGCTGCAGCATTACGTGCTGCAACGCATGGGTGAGGGCGTCGTGCTGCACAGCCGGAAACGACTCATCGCCAAGATCCTGCACCTACCCATCTCACAGTTTGACCGGCGCCGCACCGGGGATCTCGTGTCGCGGGTGGGCAGTGACACAACACTGCTGCGCGCAGTACTCACGCAGGGGTTTGTCGAGGCGATCAGCGGGTTGCTCGTGTTTGTGGGCGCGCTGATCGGCATGCTCGTAATCGATCCGGTGCTGTTCGGGATCACCTTTGGCGTGATCCTGCTCGCCCTCGTTGTTGTTGTGTTCGTCTCAAGCAGGATCCGCCCGGCTGTTGCCCGTTCGCAAGAGAAGGTGGGCGACCTCGCCGCGCAGGTCGACCGTTCGATCTCGTCAATTCGCACAATCCGCGCCGCGGGGGCCGCCGAACGTGAACAGCGCGCCACCGAGGGCGACGCAACTGAGGCCTATCTGCTCGGTGTGAAGGTAGCCAAGATCTCGGCGTTCATTGTGCCGGTTTCCTTTCTCGCGGTGCAGATCTCGTTCCTCGTGGTACTCGGGCTTGGCGGTTACCGTGTAGCAACCGGCTCAATCACCATTGCGCAGCTGGTCACCTTTATCATCTTCCTGTTCCTCATGATCATGCCGCTCGGCCAAGCCTTTGGCGCGATCAGCGCGGTGAACCAAGCACTCGGTGCACTCGGGCGAATTCAGGAAATATCCAATCTGCCCTCGGAAACCGACAATGATGCACAGCTCTCACCACTCGGCCGCATCATGCCGCTCGGTGAGGTACAGCGAGAGGACGCCCCCGCGATCAGCTTCACGGACGTGCGTTTCACCTATCGTTCAGCAGCGCCCGACCGCGCGGATGCTCGCGAACTGGTGCGCCGCGGTACGCGACGTGACACGGAGGCCGCGCCGCCCAAGATCATAGAAACCCCGGTGCTGCACGGCGTTAGCTTCGAGGTGCCGCGCGGATCTCGGGTCGCCCTCGTCGGACCCTCGGGCGCTGGCAAGTCGACAATTCTCGGCTTGATCGAGCGTTTCTATGATCCCGAATCAGGTTTTGTTTCGCTGCACGGCGCAGACATTCGCACGATCGAGCGGGGCGAATTGCGCGCCCAGCTCGGCTACGTCGAGCAGGATGCGCCTGTGCTGGCCGGGAGCCTGCGTGACAATCTTCGCCTCGGAGCGCCCGAAGCGACGGATGCCGCCTGCGAGAGAGTGCTCCGCGCTGTGAATCTCGGCGGTCTGCTTGATCGGACTGCTGAGAGCACGCCGCTCACCTCTGCCCTCGACCTGCAAGTCGGCGAAAACGGCGTGATGCTCTCGGGCGGGGAGAAGCAGAGGCTCGCTATTGCGCGGGCGCTGCTCACCGCGCCGCCGATCCTGTTACTTGACGAGTCGACCGCGAGCCTTGACGGGCTCAACGAGCGGCTCATGCGCGAGGCCCTCGACTCCGTCTCAACCGGCCGGACGCTGGTGGTCATCGCGCACCGACTCTCAACGGTCGTCGACTCCGACAAGATTGTCGTACTCGACGAGGGCCGAGTGATCGGTGAGGGGACTCACGCGGAGCTCATCGAAAGCACACCACTGTATCGGGAGCTCGCGCAGCACCAGTTGCTCGTGCCTGAGACAAAGGCGTAG
- the ribH gene encoding 6,7-dimethyl-8-ribityllumazine synthase has product MSGAGAPDLTVDASGLRVAIIAGSWHEEIMSPLIAGAQATANAAGADHTLFRVAGAFELPAAAQAALKSGFDAAVCLGVIIRGGTPHFDYVCNAVTDGLTRVQLDTGKPVGFGVLTTDTEQQALDRSGRPGAPESKGQEATEAALHLAVQLRRIRDEGSTTHRAPGAARP; this is encoded by the coding sequence ATGAGCGGAGCAGGAGCCCCGGATCTGACCGTCGACGCGAGCGGACTGCGTGTCGCCATCATCGCTGGGAGTTGGCACGAGGAAATCATGTCTCCCCTCATCGCCGGGGCGCAGGCAACCGCGAATGCAGCGGGAGCGGATCACACACTGTTCCGGGTAGCCGGAGCCTTTGAGTTGCCCGCCGCCGCGCAGGCGGCACTGAAGAGCGGCTTTGACGCCGCTGTGTGCCTCGGCGTGATCATTCGTGGCGGCACCCCCCACTTCGACTATGTCTGCAATGCCGTTACCGACGGCCTTACCCGGGTGCAGCTCGACACCGGTAAGCCAGTTGGCTTTGGCGTGCTCACCACGGACACCGAGCAGCAGGCACTTGACCGTTCTGGGAGACCGGGCGCACCAGAGTCGAAGGGGCAAGAAGCCACCGAGGCCGCGCTGCACCTTGCGGTTCAGCTGCGCCGGATCCGCGACGAGGGATCAACCACGCATCGAGCTCCGGGCGCCGCGCGGCCCTAG
- a CDS encoding bifunctional diaminohydroxyphosphoribosylaminopyrimidine deaminase/5-amino-6-(5-phosphoribosylamino)uracil reductase RibD: protein MVEREILTDAMRRALVIARRGPAGDINPQVGCVVLDPEGRIVSEGWHRGAGTPHAEVDALSRVPEEWRRRSRELTAVVTLEPCNHTGRTGPCAVALSEFGIGTVVYALSDPGDASSGGAATLRAAGVEVIAGVLPGEARAVIGPWLARVPAAPTPPIQDAASTPTPPIERRAQREVEITPPTSPARTSR, encoded by the coding sequence ATGGTAGAGCGAGAGATCTTGACGGACGCCATGCGTCGCGCGCTCGTGATCGCGAGGCGCGGTCCGGCGGGCGACATCAACCCGCAGGTCGGGTGTGTAGTGCTCGATCCAGAGGGTCGCATTGTCTCCGAGGGCTGGCACCGCGGAGCCGGCACACCACACGCCGAGGTCGACGCTCTCAGCAGGGTTCCTGAGGAGTGGCGCCGCCGCTCCCGCGAACTCACGGCCGTCGTCACCCTCGAACCCTGCAACCACACCGGCCGCACCGGGCCGTGCGCGGTGGCGCTGAGCGAGTTCGGGATCGGCACTGTTGTGTATGCGCTGAGCGATCCGGGTGACGCCTCCTCTGGAGGGGCGGCAACGCTGCGGGCAGCTGGGGTTGAGGTCATCGCTGGAGTACTTCCCGGCGAGGCTCGGGCCGTGATCGGCCCCTGGCTGGCGCGGGTGCCTGCAGCCCCCACTCCGCCGATTCAAGACGCCGCCAGCACTCCCACTCCGCCGATTGAGCGACGAGCGCAGCGAGAAGTCGAAATCACTCCCCCGACCTCCCCCGCCCGCACGTCACGGTGA
- a CDS encoding leucine-rich repeat domain-containing protein, with amino-acid sequence MLAAAGVAAALLAPAALPSPVDAAFAAENNTAQLTSIPVGGAEVGDGSDLFAAAPIPAESAPQGVATFAALPDDNELVDMPDANLRAAVLREVGGSVINRGALRKLQSLTANDRGITDLTGLEYASKLAIVDLSKNPITSIEPLRGLATVRQLNISTTLITDIDAVSTMPILEYLRINWTDVSDLEPVRGLTRMFQLELAGTQVSSIAPVSGFNELLNIYFQETTVSDLSPLAGLPKLTTISAPDTEVSDLSVIAGLPRLRTLNVNGARVSDLTMIATWPNIAVVGFMNQRVTGTPVFASATESTYRTTEATTASFKMPEGIVLQATGSATTTPEGLTVWEDIPADATELTANVSGNFYGTVYSASLSYPLSRADFTNADPVLAVGVTPQFQFTVTDGFLDGPFTIVDGEVPGLTLDETGKFVGAPTTEGTFPLSVRRTDVYGNMIDHVYNVVVGKAPAVVPPVAPEEKPEVKPEVKPVVPATPRPDTAPNTGGLAVTGGNPASTTFLAGIFASLLLGGSLMLVARRARAARSSE; translated from the coding sequence GTGCTCGCCGCAGCAGGTGTCGCAGCTGCGCTGCTCGCTCCAGCGGCATTGCCATCTCCGGTAGACGCCGCGTTTGCGGCGGAGAACAACACCGCGCAGCTCACGAGCATCCCGGTCGGAGGAGCAGAGGTTGGCGATGGTTCCGACCTCTTTGCTGCTGCGCCGATCCCGGCGGAGAGCGCGCCGCAGGGCGTAGCGACTTTCGCTGCGCTCCCAGACGACAACGAACTGGTGGATATGCCCGACGCGAACCTTCGCGCAGCAGTACTCCGGGAAGTCGGCGGCAGCGTGATTAATCGCGGTGCCCTACGCAAACTTCAGTCTCTCACCGCAAACGACCGGGGGATCACCGATCTCACCGGCCTCGAGTACGCAAGCAAGCTTGCCATTGTGGATCTGTCCAAGAACCCGATCACGTCAATCGAACCGCTGCGCGGTCTCGCGACGGTGCGTCAGCTGAACATCAGCACCACCCTCATCACCGACATCGATGCAGTGTCGACGATGCCGATCTTGGAGTACCTGCGCATCAACTGGACCGACGTTTCGGATCTCGAGCCCGTGCGCGGTCTGACGAGGATGTTCCAGCTGGAACTCGCGGGAACCCAGGTGTCGAGTATCGCACCGGTCAGCGGATTCAATGAGCTCCTGAACATTTACTTCCAGGAGACCACCGTCAGCGACCTTAGCCCGCTCGCGGGGCTGCCGAAGCTCACGACAATCTCTGCGCCAGACACCGAGGTTTCGGACCTGAGCGTGATCGCCGGCCTTCCGCGGCTCAGGACCCTCAACGTCAATGGTGCTCGAGTCTCCGACCTCACGATGATCGCTACCTGGCCGAATATTGCCGTGGTCGGCTTCATGAACCAGCGAGTGACGGGCACCCCTGTCTTCGCCTCAGCGACGGAGTCGACTTACCGGACGACAGAAGCCACGACTGCATCCTTCAAGATGCCTGAGGGGATCGTGCTGCAGGCCACCGGATCGGCCACGACCACCCCCGAAGGCCTGACCGTCTGGGAAGACATCCCCGCAGATGCTACCGAGCTGACGGCCAACGTTTCGGGAAACTTCTACGGAACCGTCTACTCTGCATCACTGAGCTACCCGCTCAGCCGCGCAGACTTCACCAACGCTGATCCGGTGCTGGCCGTGGGCGTCACCCCGCAGTTCCAGTTCACCGTCACTGATGGGTTCCTGGATGGCCCCTTCACCATCGTCGATGGCGAGGTTCCCGGCCTGACGCTCGACGAGACCGGCAAGTTCGTTGGCGCGCCGACGACCGAGGGCACCTTCCCGCTTTCCGTGCGCCGCACCGACGTCTACGGCAACATGATTGACCACGTGTACAACGTCGTCGTCGGGAAAGCGCCGGCCGTCGTGCCACCTGTCGCTCCCGAGGAGAAGCCCGAGGTGAAGCCGGAGGTGAAGCCGGTCGTCCCCGCGACGCCACGGCCCGATACCGCACCGAACACCGGCGGGCTGGCGGTGACCGGTGGCAACCCGGCCTCCACCACCTTCCTGGCGGGCATCTTCGCGAGCCTCCTGCTCGGCGGTTCGCTGATGCTGGTTGCTCGCCGCGCCCGCGCCGCGCGCAGCAGCGAGTAG
- a CDS encoding riboflavin synthase — protein sequence MFTGLIEEIGEIVAVETLEDSLRLTVAGPLVTSDASHGASVCVSGVCLTVIEQGHTNDGRGTFTADVMAQSIRMSTLGELTPGDAVNLERAVRVDTRLGGHIVQGHVDGTATLLSVTPGDAWQVLRFSLDAALAPLLVDKGSVTLSGVSLTVSAIAAEQESEQWFEVSLIPETLSATILGELRPGDRVNVETDILARHVARMLRLGVVETNAFNTQAAPLPSIEGSHS from the coding sequence ATGTTCACAGGACTCATCGAAGAGATCGGCGAAATTGTCGCCGTCGAAACGCTCGAAGACTCACTCCGCCTCACGGTTGCTGGGCCCCTCGTGACGAGCGACGCCAGCCACGGCGCCTCGGTCTGCGTGTCAGGCGTGTGCCTCACCGTGATCGAGCAGGGCCACACCAACGACGGCCGCGGCACCTTCACTGCAGATGTGATGGCACAGTCAATCAGGATGTCGACGCTCGGGGAGCTCACTCCCGGCGATGCGGTGAACCTCGAGCGCGCGGTGCGGGTAGACACCCGGCTTGGTGGCCACATCGTGCAGGGGCACGTCGACGGCACCGCGACGCTGCTGTCGGTCACCCCGGGGGATGCGTGGCAGGTGCTGCGCTTCAGCCTCGACGCCGCCCTTGCACCGCTGCTCGTCGATAAGGGATCGGTCACCCTCTCCGGAGTCTCGCTCACCGTCTCGGCGATCGCCGCCGAGCAGGAGAGCGAGCAGTGGTTCGAGGTGTCCCTCATTCCCGAGACCCTCTCGGCGACGATCCTGGGTGAGCTCCGGCCCGGGGATCGCGTCAACGTCGAGACCGACATTCTCGCCCGCCACGTCGCGCGCATGCTCCGCCTCGGCGTCGTCGAAACCAACGCTTTCAATACTCAAGCAGCACCTCTCCCCAGCATCGAAGGATCACACTCATGA
- a CDS encoding exodeoxyribonuclease III, whose protein sequence is MAETLRVASVNVNGIRAAFRKGMGEWLATSGVDVLALQEVRADNSHIEELLGGDWHILHDPCQIKGRAGVAIASRMPSTAHRIGLGAPDTQESIQSSGRWLEADFMLGSTPITVISNYTHSGEVDTPKQEAKWAFLDAMGERMNELMDEREFVAIVGDFNVGHRELDIKNWRGNVKRSGFLPRERSYFDRFFGPRGEIVTGVDGTEGAGYGWIDVGRRFAGEVDGPYTWWSNRGQAFDNDTGWRIDYQVVTPALAERVEDYRVDRYPSYDTRWSDHAPVIVDYRA, encoded by the coding sequence ATGGCTGAGACTCTTCGCGTTGCGTCTGTAAACGTTAATGGCATTCGTGCAGCCTTCCGCAAGGGCATGGGTGAGTGGTTGGCAACGAGCGGCGTGGATGTGCTCGCGCTCCAAGAAGTGCGTGCCGACAATTCGCACATCGAAGAACTGCTCGGCGGCGACTGGCACATCCTGCACGATCCCTGCCAGATCAAGGGCCGCGCCGGTGTCGCAATTGCGAGCCGCATGCCGTCAACGGCGCATCGCATCGGCCTCGGCGCCCCTGATACGCAGGAGTCGATCCAGTCCTCCGGCCGCTGGCTCGAAGCTGACTTCATGCTCGGCAGCACCCCGATCACGGTGATCAGCAATTACACACACTCCGGCGAGGTTGATACGCCGAAGCAGGAAGCCAAATGGGCGTTCCTCGACGCCATGGGCGAGCGCATGAACGAGCTGATGGATGAGCGCGAGTTTGTCGCGATCGTGGGCGACTTCAATGTCGGCCACCGCGAGCTTGACATCAAAAATTGGCGCGGCAACGTGAAGCGCAGCGGCTTCCTGCCGCGTGAACGCTCCTACTTTGATCGTTTCTTCGGGCCCCGCGGCGAGATCGTCACAGGCGTCGATGGCACCGAGGGCGCGGGTTACGGCTGGATCGACGTGGGCCGCCGTTTCGCGGGAGAGGTCGACGGGCCCTACACCTGGTGGTCCAATCGCGGCCAGGCCTTCGACAACGACACCGGCTGGCGGATCGACTATCAGGTCGTCACCCCGGCTCTCGCCGAAAGGGTCGAAGACTATCGGGTGGATCGCTACCCCTCCTACGACACTCGCTGGTCCGATCACGCCCCCGTGATCGTCGACTATCGCGCATAA